CAACACTTTCCAGTGGTAAACTGCCTCTTATGCCTTGACTACTGCTATACACTATacagtaggaaaaaaaagagaaaatttcCAAAGAAAAAGTTCACTTTATCCTTGACAAATTGTTGCTCTATACAGTCTGGGGGAAACATAAATTCAGAAATAGCTAGTGCTTTGCCTATTATAAATGAACATACTTCAGGATAGGCTACATTCTGGATGTAAAGTGCAATATCAATTAGCCAATATGGGCATGAGCTATTTATTCCTCTGCTATTATGAGATTTTTCTGTAAGAAGATAAGCCTGTCAACATTGTCTGCAGCAAGGCTCTTCATCTGCCAATCCAACATATAGTGGACCGTCTCAGTCAAGTAACTCTCTGTTGCTCAGGAGGTCCAACTATCTGTGGTCAGTGTGAGGCTCTGAGTTTTAGCCAAATCGTTTTCAATGGCTTTGCGCGTTTTATTATAGAGGTTGGGAATAACAACGTTGCTGAAATGTATACGtgtctatatatgtatatatgtgtatggCAGGGCACAACATAATGTGGGTCGTTTGCATTAAGTGACGAAACCCCACATCTTCGGGCTGAAAAGGGCTGCAAATCTTTGGCAATGAATGCTCCCACTGCACAGGttattttcttatgtttgtCTAAAGTGCCGCGGTAGGTCTGTTCAAAAGCATTCTGGATAgacagttgttgttttgcttgGTCATATTGCTTGTGTTTACGTTTACCGACAGTGAAATTTCTGTTAACTGTTTTCACTCCCTCGTCGTCATATTCAACAGCGAAACCAAAATGATCCCACACTGGAGATTTGAATTAAGCCAGTGCTTCTTCAAACTTTTGCCTCTCAACTCATCTGCCAGTGCTGGCCatgcctgtttgttttctttttttacacttCTGTGAGCTCCAGTTACAGTGTGAGTGGGTGGAGGCACAACAGTGATTGGACTCGCAGGTTAGGGCTTTCGCCTGCTTGGacaggcgcgcacacacatacacacgctgGAAGGGGGTAAGCACCAAGGCAAAATGAATTGCAAAACCGAAAACCTGCGTCCTGGTCCATAAGGGCGTATTGTAGCGTGCAGGGTGGACCAAACGGTTCAATATTTTACAGAGTACAGTTGCATCCCTACTACAGACACAGTCAACTCTAAATTTTCTTCACTCTGAGTGAAAGTTCATCCATCTTTTGCTTTTAGACCCAAGATTTGGTTCATTATTCCTAACAACAGTGAGATGATTAAAGTTTATGTGAGAACAAAACATTGTATCATTCTAATCTCATCATGGCTGAGTGAGTGTGAAGTGTGTAGTGAGCACAGTATCTaatcatgagtgtgtgtttgtgtgactccAGACGACGCAGAGACTCTGTTTGAGGCTGACAATGACCAGAGTGATTCTGAAGGAGGAAGCAAAGATGAAAAGTGCAATGATGCAGCgagtgatggagggagtgatggggaggaggcagaggatgaagatggaggagaggatgaagaggaagatgacAGCAACACCAATGCAGGATGGGCGGAGGCCATGGCAAAGATCCTGGGGAAGAAAACCCCTGAGAGCAAAAGCAGCATCCTGGTCAAGAACAAAGAGCTGGAcaagatgaaggagagagagagactagagcagctggagagaaagaagCAGGTAATGAGCCCAGTGAAGAGTAATTTTCTTTCCTCATAATGCCATCTATTTTGTGAAGTGCACCAGTTTCTCCTGCAGCAAAGCTCCCTCTCAATATAATGCTGTACCCTTGTGCTTCACAGTTGAATGGATGGCGGTCTTCAGCATGCAAGCCTCACCCttttcctccaaacacacagcagtcatTATGGCTAGTTAACTTTTTCTTGAGCAGACATCAGGAGGGGCTGTTGGCTCAGCATGTTTCTCTGATAATTTAAGGTCCTGACATGAGCAAACGGCAAAAAAGAAGTCGGCTGCACATCTTTTATTGTATGGGTGACAGCTAGCACTAGACATACTtttgaaagacagacacaccCGAATCCATAAGGTCCTACTAGTGATAGACCGATgtggttttttcagggccaataccaattattagtagtcaaggaggccgataaccgatatttggagccaatattcatttgcactaaaaatgaaaatattggcatcaaaattttgaataatacaaactccagcacttaactttgtttaaatgcctttaagcatatgtttattaaacagcttttcagatttgcagcctgttaaaggttttttttttttttaaatcttagacaatagacatctttgttttaaaaatctaacaaaaagtgcagggagctcccaggctcagcagcatatcttaaataaaattaaattaaaacacaaattgaacaaataaatagctccctaaagttttctacagtaaataaagttttccaaaatttcaatataactgaaatgttattttttatctttcacttatctttgttttaagttcaaacaaaaacaaaaagtgcagggagttcccaggctcagcagcatctcttataaagttgactgaaattttaattaaataaataaataaatagcttcctgaagttttgtaaagtaaataaaacaaagttaaataaaatttgcacagaaatatgagtctcaaatcaattaatagtcccaattgagcagcaccagattgtggtgcaaaaagttcagtgtgtgtgagcactgtgcatgcacagctttcactgctgattggctgttgccgtggctctgtgtgtaaccaatcagatggtgctgtgggtgggacaatgctggagacagggtagtgactgcagacagagaggcgcggctgcatcagagccaaaataacccagttttaaattgatctcttatcggccggtggattaaaaaaaacggcTGATGCTGATATgtgtcaaaatgctgaatatcggCGCCGATAATCAACCCAGCTGATAATCGGTCAATCCCTAGGTTCTACAGTTCACCCTGCGTGCTAGGACAAAGAGCAAACAATGAAGTCTAGTgaactctctgtagacctcTGTGATAAGTGAGGTATTGATCAGGCCAAGGCTctaaaaccatttctaaagctctgAGTTTTCCCAGGAGCTCAGTGACCTCAATAACTGttaaatggaagaagtttgaAATCAGTACTCGACCTGTCAGTCCAACCAAACTGAGTTACCAGACAAGAAGAGAAGAACCATGAGGGATGTTAGTGAGTGTTCAGACTGACATCAGCCCTgcattaaaacaacacaggggAGCTGTGTTGGTATGGGCGTGCTGCTTCAGGCACCAGTGAGACATGACTTATGATCCAGTCCAGTTTGAGAGACAGATGTGTGACGTTTAAGGCCTCTCGGGTGCTCAGATGAAACTCCCTGACAGGATTTCACAGCTGTGGAAAGTTGTCAGGGCAGATTGAAGATGCAGGCAGATGATTTTGTGTGATGTTGTACAGTAGGAACAGTTGGTGGCAGCTCAGTTTGAGGACGTTTTTGTGCTTGTGTCCAACAGGTTGACAAGAGACGAGCGTGGGAGATGCTGTGCAGGGAAAAACCGGACACTGTGAAGGACCGAGAGACTGAGAGAGCTCTACAGAGGATTGCTACCAGGTGTCTACTCCTTTTTCTATGAGGCTTTGTTTGACCTTATCAGAACTAAGTGTCATTCCTGATGCCACAGTGTATGTTTGTTCTCAGAGGGGTGGTGCAGCTGTTCAATGCTGTGAGGAAACACCAGAAAACGATAGATGAGAAGGTGAAGGAAGTAGGTGgctcagagaggaaaaaggccaagattctctcctctgtgtctaaGAAAGACTTCATCGATGTGCTGAGGAGGATGGAAGGAGGCAGCGGAGGCACCAGCAAGGCTGAAAAGCACACTGTGAGTTCAGTCTAATGCTCTGTTCTgttgtgtgtggggggggttaCATCTACCCCCCCAGAATGcaaacaaaatttcatggcaatacAGTCTTCATGATAACACTTATGGTAAAATGAGTAGAAATATTAATCTATTTGTTAGTTCCCCGTGGAGAGCTGGAGCAGTACAACAATGAAATCCTCTTCATGTTGAAATAAAGATGAAGCTGTTAGtgttgtgtgctgctgtgtcacTCTTCATGTATGTATTCAGTTACCTCAACACTGGGCCTTTTCTGACTGCATCTAACAAACTGTGATTTCAGTGAGCACTCACATGGTGTCAGTGTTGCCTCATGAACATGGAGCACTCACTGAGCCTAAAGCTCACAGTGTTTGACAAGTCTGAGCTGTAGTGAAACGTACTATGATCAGTTTAACATGTCAGGTTCCCATAGGTCCACTGTAAAAAACTGGTGACAGTGTTCTATGAGTTTCTACTGTGTTATTAACACAAGTTACCTGTTTCTAGTTTCTCTGCTTTAAAGGCAAAGTCTGGAAATACTCTATGTCGTCATGTACAGTCAAACCAATGCGTAATACTGACacaatagtgtgtgtgtgtgtgcgcacaggctgctgcagcagaggagaagccCACCTGGAGTGTCCTCAGAGATGACTTCATGATGGGAGCCGCCATGAAAGACTGGGACAAagacagtgatggagaggaggCTGATACACACACGGCAGGGGAAAGTGAATCAGGCTGACACCATCCACAGAAACCGAGGGGACTCTGTTGAGCAGGCCATAGTACCTTCACAAACAATCTGGAGAACAGGAACCCTGACCTGAAGAGGAGAGCTTCACGTGTCTGCatctgtaaattaaaacatgagaaaaaagtGAAGCAGTTCTCTGCTCCTGATTAGTGTGAGAACTGCACCAGGAGGATGGAAACAGTCCTTTACTGATTACTGATACCTTTTATAACATGTCATGATCTGATATTAGTTGTTGAATATATTGTGCAGAGAAGGGACAGGCTGGTGAATGTCAATCATTCTATGCTCAAATGCTCATGCCCATCATGGAGTCAGCATCAGTTTGCTTCTGTTTAGTCTACAAACTGTTGATGATGATTGAATGATCTGTGGCAGTGTAAACTCTATAAATAGGAATGTTTTGTACAGTGACGGTTGAATAAATAGTCAATCCTTTTATCACCTACAGTGCTGTGTGCTCTTTCTGTAGTCTGGGCTTGTGTCCTAAAACAGCAGAACATCCACAAGTCTCAGTCATTTCCtgaaacagctgctctctgtagtttttatcaaacatCACTCAAACAGAGGAAACGGTGACTTTGTTGGGGACTGTTTCCAGTGGTGGATTAATCCACAGTTGGTGTTGTgtatttgtggcagcaggatggtgtgtgtgtgggactgagtcaaatAACTTTTGAACTGATTGTAATGTAATAGTTGAAGGAATATAACACGTTAATGCATCAGAATATTCAGTGGAGGTTGTTTATCTTGCAGAAATCAGGGTGCTcagttaaagtaaaaatgataaCGAGCCATAATAAAGCCACACTGAACACTGGCATCTGAAGGTTTTAGCTGAAAACCAGCTgatcctgctgctctgttgacTCCCCTCTAGTGAACTGATGGACAGCAGCCTCCTGCTCTGGCAGTGATGTGGTGCTGACACTTCCGctgactcctctctctctctcatttggGGCTTCCTTTGCCTGGCCCTTGCCAGAGGTATAACCCATAAAGATGTTTGTGCAGGATGTTGATGGATGCTCCTCTGTCATGACAGCACTTTGGCTTGCCTCTCTGACAAGTGGCCTTATATTGTGGTCCTGTAGACACATTAGCACACACCAAG
The window above is part of the Lates calcarifer isolate ASB-BC8 linkage group LG15, TLL_Latcal_v3, whole genome shotgun sequence genome. Proteins encoded here:
- the rrp15 gene encoding RRP15-like protein → MAAVDGEHVQLLDDAETLFEADNDQSDSEGGSKDEKCNDAASDGGSDGEEAEDEDGGEDEEEDDSNTNAGWAEAMAKILGKKTPESKSSILVKNKELDKMKERERLEQLERKKQVDKRRAWEMLCREKPDTVKDRETERALQRIATRGVVQLFNAVRKHQKTIDEKVKEVGGSERKKAKILSSVSKKDFIDVLRRMEGGSGGTSKAEKHTAAAAEEKPTWSVLRDDFMMGAAMKDWDKDSDGEEADTHTAGESESG